A genomic segment from Nitrospirota bacterium encodes:
- a CDS encoding class I SAM-dependent methyltransferase, whose protein sequence is MVCPSWLSFMLYNPARKALTNREKVLKESGITGESVVLEVGAGNGFFTEMLARTAKKVYAVELQAGMLEKLKKRIAGCAGKVEVLHGNVSDIDLPDAFADVAFIYYAFHEIERKPEGVRKIARAVKVNGILSIYEPAIEVGREAMDKTRDAFESAGFRTEVRRDTLFTRFLRMRKEGGKSSR, encoded by the coding sequence ATGGTCTGTCCATCGTGGCTGTCGTTTATGCTGTATAACCCTGCCAGGAAGGCGCTGACCAACAGGGAGAAAGTCCTGAAGGAATCCGGCATAACCGGGGAGAGCGTTGTCCTTGAGGTGGGTGCAGGAAACGGCTTTTTTACCGAGATGCTTGCCCGGACGGCAAAGAAGGTGTATGCCGTTGAACTGCAGGCGGGGATGCTGGAGAAACTGAAAAAGCGTATTGCCGGGTGTGCCGGAAAAGTAGAGGTACTGCACGGGAACGTCTCGGATATTGATCTTCCGGATGCGTTTGCTGATGTGGCCTTTATTTATTATGCCTTCCACGAAATAGAGAGGAAACCGGAAGGCGTAAGAAAAATTGCACGGGCCGTTAAGGTCAACGGCATCCTCTCCATCTATGAGCCTGCAATTGAGGTTGGAAGGGAGGCAATGGACAAGACCCGTGATGCCTTTGAGTCAGCGGGGTTCAGGACTGAAGTACGAAGAGACACGCTGTTTACCAGGTTTCTGCGTATGAGGAAAGAAGGGGGGAAATCCAGCCGCTAA
- a CDS encoding sigma 54-interacting transcriptional regulator has product MDKEKELIVRKNRELSAILEVSRVLTASFDLEENLRAAMKILGSLLEMQRGCVFLLDPLSDELRIVAAHGLTKEEVKRGKYRIGEGIVGRVIKTGSPMFIPNIGEEPKFLNRTASRPKKHGVSFLCIPIELKGEILGVISADRIYAEEHGSVDDDLRVLKIVASLIAQFVKLWENYRKAEQERESLRVQLKERYSLPNIIGESEKFQSVLKAVMKVAGTDTTVLLLGESGTGKELIARTLHYQSHRAKGPYVAVNCAALPDNLLEVELFGVEKGAFTGATTSRTGRFELAGGGSIFLDEIGEIPLGLQAKLLRVLQERTFERVGSSRSRKADVRVISATNKNLLEEVKQGNFREDLYWRLNVVPIVLPSLRERKRDVPLLLNYYLDKFNKTYNKRVLISEDALSIFSDYSWPGNVRELANTVERLVIMTEKDIIVPEDLPFNLASTDTRISTKKNSCFYEEHTLGHEVQNLERERIIRALMEHNYIQHRAARALGITPRQLGYRIKKYGIELQNLK; this is encoded by the coding sequence ATGGATAAAGAAAAAGAACTGATAGTCAGGAAGAACAGGGAACTGAGTGCTATCCTCGAAGTGAGCCGTGTCCTCACTGCTTCTTTTGACCTTGAAGAGAACCTCCGCGCTGCAATGAAAATACTCGGAAGCCTTCTCGAAATGCAGAGGGGATGTGTCTTTCTGCTCGACCCGCTTTCAGATGAACTGCGCATAGTGGCTGCTCATGGACTGACAAAAGAGGAAGTCAAGCGCGGTAAATACCGGATAGGTGAAGGAATAGTCGGCAGGGTCATAAAAACAGGCTCCCCCATGTTTATACCTAACATTGGAGAAGAACCAAAGTTTCTGAACAGAACAGCATCAAGACCAAAAAAACACGGGGTCTCTTTCCTCTGTATTCCTATTGAACTGAAGGGCGAGATACTTGGGGTGATCAGTGCAGACAGGATATATGCTGAAGAACACGGCAGTGTGGATGACGACCTGAGGGTATTGAAAATAGTGGCATCACTGATTGCCCAGTTTGTAAAACTCTGGGAAAACTACAGAAAGGCCGAACAGGAGAGGGAGTCTCTCAGGGTCCAGTTGAAGGAAAGGTACAGCCTGCCAAACATTATCGGCGAATCCGAAAAGTTCCAGAGTGTGCTGAAGGCCGTGATGAAGGTTGCCGGTACAGATACAACCGTCCTGCTTTTGGGTGAGAGCGGAACAGGAAAGGAACTGATTGCAAGAACGCTTCATTATCAGAGCCACCGTGCAAAAGGTCCTTATGTTGCTGTAAACTGTGCAGCCCTGCCTGACAATCTCCTTGAGGTCGAACTCTTTGGTGTGGAGAAAGGGGCTTTTACGGGAGCAACAACGAGCAGGACAGGCAGGTTTGAGCTTGCTGGCGGAGGAAGTATATTCCTCGATGAAATAGGCGAGATTCCTTTAGGGCTCCAGGCAAAACTGCTAAGGGTGCTGCAGGAACGCACGTTTGAGCGTGTCGGCTCTTCCAGGTCCAGAAAGGCTGATGTAAGGGTTATTTCTGCTACCAACAAAAACCTGCTGGAAGAGGTCAAGCAGGGAAATTTCAGGGAAGACCTTTACTGGAGATTAAATGTGGTTCCCATTGTCCTTCCGTCCCTGAGAGAGAGAAAACGGGATGTTCCCTTGCTTCTGAACTATTATCTGGACAAGTTCAACAAAACCTATAATAAACGGGTGCTGATTTCAGAAGATGCGCTTTCTATCTTCAGTGATTACTCCTGGCCGGGTAATGTAAGGGAGCTTGCCAACACAGTGGAACGGCTTGTCATAATGACGGAAAAAGATATAATTGTACCGGAAGACCTCCCGTTTAATCTTGCATCTACCGATACACGAATCTCCACAAAGAAAAACTCCTGTTTTTACGAAGAGCATACCCTTGGTCACGAGGTTCAGAACCTTGAACGCGAGAGAATTATACGGGCATTAATGGAACACAATTATATTCAGCACAGGGCTGCAAGGGCACTTGGCATTACCCCCAGACAGCTTGGTTACAGAATAAAAAAGTATGGAATTGAACTGCAGAACCTGAAATAA
- the glgP gene encoding alpha-glucan family phosphorylase, whose product MSILTDFLDEPKIAYFSMEIGLRREMPTYSGGLGVLAGDTIKSSADLKLPLIAVTLLSRKGFFEQDITPEGRQVEYPSEWNPSDFMQLLPEKVTVEIEGREVFVRAWLYIVESIVGGRVPVLFLDTDIEENSPEDRTITDYLYGGDRLYRIKQEIVLGIGGVRLISALGFEIKKYHMNEGHSAFLTLDLLRRYRRSIEEVWDEKLVWDTEKVREMCVFTTHTPIEAGHDRFSFDLVEKCLGDFIPLDILRELGGEEENLNMTLLALNLSDYVNGVAKKHRDVSRIMFPGYEIHAITNGVHSFTWTSNSFKRLFDRYFPGWANEPELLVRVEKIPHEEIWQAHMDAKKNLIDYVNETTGTGMDHDTLTIGFARRATAYKRGDLLFRDIERLKKIAGGKVQIIYAGKAHPQDEPGKKAIERIFSYIGQLRDDLKIAYLKNYNMDIALRMVSGVDVWLNTPLRPLEASGTSGMKAAHNGVLNFSVLDGWWIEGYIEGYTGWSIGAAPSELVPDENAADRRDSEDLYNKLEHEIIPLYYNDRDGWIRMMQHAIGKLAYYFNTHRMMRRYVTEGYL is encoded by the coding sequence ATGTCAATACTTACAGATTTCTTAGATGAGCCCAAGATAGCCTACTTCTCAATGGAGATAGGTCTTCGCAGGGAGATGCCCACTTACAGTGGTGGTCTGGGTGTGCTTGCAGGCGACACCATCAAGTCTTCTGCGGACCTGAAACTGCCTCTGATTGCTGTAACCCTATTGAGCAGGAAAGGTTTTTTTGAGCAGGATATTACACCGGAGGGCAGGCAGGTTGAGTACCCCTCGGAGTGGAACCCATCTGACTTCATGCAGCTGCTGCCGGAAAAGGTGACAGTTGAGATAGAAGGCCGAGAGGTTTTTGTCAGGGCCTGGCTCTATATTGTGGAGAGTATAGTTGGTGGCAGGGTGCCCGTCCTCTTCCTTGATACCGATATAGAGGAAAACAGCCCTGAGGACAGGACAATAACGGATTATCTTTACGGGGGCGACCGCTTATACAGGATAAAGCAGGAGATAGTCCTTGGCATAGGCGGGGTCAGGCTGATAAGTGCCCTTGGTTTTGAGATAAAAAAGTATCACATGAATGAAGGACACTCAGCCTTTCTTACCCTTGATCTTCTCAGACGGTACAGGAGGAGTATAGAGGAGGTCTGGGATGAAAAGCTGGTCTGGGATACAGAGAAGGTAAGGGAAATGTGTGTCTTTACCACGCATACCCCGATTGAGGCAGGACATGACAGGTTTTCTTTTGACCTGGTGGAAAAGTGTCTTGGTGACTTTATTCCACTTGACATACTCAGGGAGCTTGGCGGAGAGGAGGAAAACCTCAACATGACCCTCCTTGCCCTTAATCTCAGTGATTATGTAAACGGTGTTGCAAAGAAGCACCGGGATGTCTCGCGGATTATGTTTCCCGGATATGAGATACACGCGATCACTAACGGCGTCCATTCCTTCACCTGGACATCGAACAGCTTTAAGAGACTGTTTGACCGCTACTTTCCCGGCTGGGCCAATGAGCCGGAGCTGCTTGTTCGTGTTGAAAAGATACCACATGAAGAGATATGGCAGGCCCACATGGATGCGAAAAAGAATTTGATAGATTATGTTAATGAAACGACCGGAACGGGCATGGATCATGATACCCTGACCATTGGGTTTGCAAGAAGGGCGACAGCTTACAAGAGGGGCGACCTGCTCTTCAGGGATATTGAAAGACTGAAAAAGATTGCCGGCGGGAAGGTACAGATCATTTATGCCGGCAAGGCACACCCTCAGGATGAACCGGGAAAGAAGGCGATAGAGAGGATATTTTCCTATATCGGACAACTTCGGGACGATTTAAAGATTGCCTATCTGAAAAATTACAACATGGATATTGCACTCAGGATGGTTTCAGGGGTGGATGTATGGCTTAATACCCCCTTAAGACCCCTGGAGGCATCCGGGACGAGTGGTATGAAGGCAGCCCATAACGGGGTGTTGAACTTCAGTGTCCTTGATGGCTGGTGGATTGAGGGATACATTGAGGGATATACAGGCTGGTCCATAGGGGCAGCACCCTCGGAGTTGGTTCCTGATGAGAACGCTGCAGACAGAAGGGACTCAGAGGACCTTTACAACAAGCTTGAACATGAGATTATTCCTCTTTACTATAATGATCGTGACGGCTGGATACGGATGATGCAGCATGCCATAGGAAAGCTTGCATACTATTTCAATACTCACCGGATGATGCGCCGTTATGTTACAGAGGGATATCTTTAG
- a CDS encoding helix-turn-helix domain-containing protein yields MDSLKHKIEDLERGEILNALRESNWVKAKAARTLGITERMIGYKIRKYGIKAGMGKAEGTSLER; encoded by the coding sequence ATGGATTCCCTGAAACACAAAATTGAAGACCTGGAGCGGGGGGAGATACTCAATGCCCTCAGGGAGAGTAACTGGGTCAAGGCAAAGGCAGCAAGGACCCTTGGAATTACGGAGAGGATGATAGGCTATAAGATCAGAAAATACGGCATTAAGGCAGGAATGGGAAAGGCGGAGGGGACTTCCCTTGAGAGATAG
- a CDS encoding M23 family metallopeptidase, with product MNGFGYQKKKGSRIKKLAVILLLPFIILVLSYTAYKLFLIPPPVVAGIDAFKLLPADKTITVHGKNLKSIEVSVTQDLKSVELLQDEPAVMEKTYILQIKPKDLGLRDGPAVITVRAKSGILKKVEYKIDALIDTVAPKLRVVNAPSVVYQGMGTVALLMAEGADSVFIRIDDGEPFKAYKTSDGSDSDYVVFFPVPFDIKDKAVFYAVARDHAGNQTIRTLPAKVKKKTFRRSSIRISDDFINRVVYPLFNESELPDPVSAFLKVNGEWRDRDVKRLGEIGRKSEPRMLWKGRFLQLKNSKVMAAYGDRREYLYKGKPVSRSVHLGYDLASVSNAPVKAANSGIVKFAGDLGIYGNTVIIDHGLGLMSLYGHLSEILVKEGQPVKKGELIARTGSSGLAGGDHLHFGILVQGIEVSPLYWWDSRWIKANVGLIDSMVSKGLRKNR from the coding sequence TTGAACGGTTTTGGATATCAGAAAAAGAAGGGGAGCAGGATCAAGAAACTGGCCGTGATTCTGCTGCTCCCATTTATCATACTTGTTCTCTCTTACACGGCATATAAACTATTTCTTATCCCACCCCCAGTGGTAGCGGGGATAGATGCCTTTAAGCTCCTGCCTGCTGACAAAACCATAACGGTTCATGGTAAAAACCTGAAATCCATCGAGGTCTCTGTTACCCAGGACCTGAAATCCGTGGAATTGTTGCAGGATGAGCCTGCAGTTATGGAGAAGACTTACATACTGCAGATAAAACCAAAGGACCTGGGGCTCAGGGACGGCCCTGCAGTTATTACAGTACGTGCAAAGTCGGGGATTTTAAAGAAAGTGGAGTATAAGATAGATGCCTTGATTGATACAGTGGCTCCAAAACTCAGGGTAGTGAATGCCCCGTCGGTGGTTTACCAGGGCATGGGCACGGTTGCCCTGCTCATGGCAGAGGGGGCTGATTCCGTCTTCATAAGGATTGATGATGGAGAGCCATTTAAGGCATACAAAACTTCTGACGGGTCAGACAGTGATTATGTTGTTTTCTTTCCTGTTCCTTTTGATATAAAAGACAAGGCGGTCTTTTATGCGGTAGCCCGGGACCATGCCGGAAATCAGACCATAAGGACCCTGCCTGCAAAGGTAAAGAAAAAGACCTTCAGGAGGTCATCCATCAGGATAAGTGATGATTTTATAAACCGTGTGGTTTATCCATTGTTTAATGAATCCGAGCTCCCCGATCCGGTCAGCGCCTTCCTCAAGGTCAACGGGGAATGGAGAGACAGGGACGTCAAAAGGCTTGGCGAAATAGGCCGGAAATCTGAACCCCGGATGCTCTGGAAGGGGCGTTTCCTGCAGTTAAAGAACAGCAAGGTTATGGCTGCATATGGCGATCGCAGGGAATACCTGTATAAGGGAAAACCTGTCAGCCGGAGCGTACATCTTGGGTATGACCTTGCCTCGGTCTCAAATGCCCCGGTTAAGGCGGCAAATTCAGGTATTGTGAAATTTGCAGGCGACCTTGGCATATATGGAAACACCGTGATAATAGACCATGGACTCGGGTTGATGAGTCTGTATGGACATCTGTCTGAAATCCTGGTAAAGGAGGGACAACCGGTCAAAAAAGGAGAGTTGATTGCAAGGACGGGATCAAGCGGTCTTGCAGGTGGAGACCACCTTCATTTCGGAATCCTTGTCCAGGGAATCGAGGTCTCTCCTTTATACTGGTGGGATTCGCGGTGGATAAAGGCTAATGTTGGTTTAATCGATTCTATGGTCTCAAAAGGCCTCAGGAAAAACCGGTAA
- a CDS encoding ammonium transporter, whose product MKRFLVVMIIALLLSSAGILFAEEQGSSNPPEVVVVEQSVTAQPATEEAVITAAEVQTNADFVWTLIAAFLVFFMQAGFAMVETGFTRAKNTVNILMKNLMDMSMGALAYWAVGFAIMFGVTTTGWFGTTGFFLSDFAQDKDPWTLAFWMFQVVFAATAATIVSGAMAERTKFVAYLAYSVVISGLIYPVFGSWAWGSLYKGNGWLEGLGFIDFAGSTVVHSVGGWAALAGAIVLGPRIGKYVDGKTKAIPGHNIALGALGVFILWFGWYGFNAGSTTTATKDIALIAVNTTLAAAAGSVGAMLMSWIMFKKPEATMTLNGALAGLVGITAGCANVLPGSAILIGLIAGFIVVLSVVFVDQVLKVDDPVGAVSVHGVCGAWGTFAAGLFNAEGVTLKILGVQLIGIGAAFLWVFPTAFILFKLIKVTIGIRVSAEEELEGLDVGEHGIEAYPDFQIHPSAKGLKS is encoded by the coding sequence ATGAAACGATTTTTAGTTGTAATGATAATAGCCCTACTGTTGTCTTCGGCAGGCATTTTGTTTGCTGAAGAACAGGGGAGTTCCAACCCTCCTGAAGTTGTCGTGGTTGAGCAGTCGGTGACTGCTCAACCGGCAACTGAGGAAGCGGTGATAACGGCAGCTGAAGTGCAGACAAACGCAGACTTTGTCTGGACCCTGATAGCTGCGTTTCTGGTCTTTTTCATGCAGGCGGGATTTGCCATGGTGGAGACCGGTTTTACGCGGGCAAAGAATACCGTAAATATCCTGATGAAGAACCTGATGGATATGTCCATGGGTGCACTTGCATACTGGGCGGTCGGTTTTGCAATAATGTTCGGAGTTACCACAACAGGCTGGTTTGGAACCACAGGCTTTTTTCTGAGTGATTTTGCGCAGGACAAGGACCCGTGGACACTTGCTTTCTGGATGTTTCAGGTGGTATTTGCCGCCACTGCAGCCACTATTGTCTCGGGAGCCATGGCAGAGCGGACAAAGTTTGTGGCCTACCTCGCATACTCAGTAGTGATAAGCGGCCTGATCTATCCGGTATTTGGTTCATGGGCATGGGGCAGTCTCTACAAGGGTAACGGCTGGCTCGAAGGACTTGGCTTTATTGACTTTGCAGGCTCTACTGTTGTCCACTCCGTGGGCGGATGGGCTGCCCTTGCAGGGGCCATTGTCCTGGGTCCCAGAATCGGAAAATATGTTGATGGGAAGACCAAGGCCATCCCCGGCCACAATATCGCACTCGGCGCACTGGGTGTCTTTATCCTCTGGTTTGGCTGGTATGGGTTTAACGCCGGCAGTACCACCACTGCCACCAAGGATATAGCTTTAATAGCGGTCAATACAACTCTGGCTGCTGCTGCCGGCTCAGTGGGTGCAATGCTGATGTCATGGATAATGTTCAAGAAGCCTGAGGCAACCATGACGTTAAACGGTGCCCTTGCCGGTCTTGTGGGTATCACTGCAGGCTGTGCCAATGTCCTTCCGGGCAGTGCCATACTGATAGGCCTCATTGCCGGATTTATAGTCGTCCTCTCGGTGGTCTTCGTAGACCAGGTACTGAAGGTTGATGACCCTGTCGGTGCAGTCTCTGTTCATGGAGTCTGTGGTGCGTGGGGCACATTTGCTGCTGGACTATTCAATGCCGAGGGTGTTACCTTAAAGATACTTGGGGTACAGCTTATTGGTATAGGGGCTGCATTCCTGTGGGTATTTCCAACGGCATTTATCCTGTTCAAGTTGATTAAGGTGACTATCGGCATAAGGGTAAGCGCTGAAGAAGAACTTGAAGGTCTTGATGTTGGAGAGCACGGTATTGAGGCTTATCCTGACTTTCAGATTCATCCATCTGCAAAGGGTTTAAAGTCATGA
- a CDS encoding helix-turn-helix domain-containing protein — protein sequence MARPLRLSFENAVYHITARGNRKENIFYGDDDRRIFLDKTGETCDKYSLVCYAYCLMDNHYHLFIKTPLANISEGMHYLNASYTNWFKAKHKVVGVVFQGRYKSIVVEEDSYAVQLSAYIHANPVRAGMVNNPEEYRWSSYPEYIGKRRPVARLDTEFILKQFDKDPRRAQKKYENYVLKNLYMENPLKDSYKGIVLGKGRFIETVKEKIQSVGRKREISETREAEAYTPEEIIQHVMGELSISREEIFSKKRGNMYRQMALYLLKRYTSLSLKEIGEMFRMDYAAVSQACKRYEDKIGKTSKDS from the coding sequence ATGGCAAGACCTTTAAGACTATCCTTTGAGAATGCTGTTTATCATATAACAGCAAGGGGAAACCGTAAGGAAAATATCTTTTATGGTGATGATGACAGGCGGATATTCCTTGATAAAACAGGAGAGACGTGCGATAAATATTCCCTTGTGTGCTATGCCTATTGCCTGATGGATAATCATTATCACCTTTTTATAAAGACCCCGCTTGCCAACATATCAGAGGGGATGCACTACCTGAATGCCTCCTATACCAACTGGTTTAAGGCAAAGCATAAGGTCGTGGGTGTAGTGTTTCAGGGGAGATACAAGTCAATTGTAGTTGAAGAAGACAGTTATGCAGTTCAGCTCTCGGCCTACATCCATGCAAATCCTGTTCGGGCCGGTATGGTTAATAATCCCGAAGAATACCGATGGAGCAGTTATCCTGAATATATCGGGAAAAGGAGGCCTGTAGCACGGCTTGATACCGAGTTTATCCTTAAACAGTTTGATAAAGACCCCCGCAGGGCACAAAAGAAGTATGAAAACTATGTGCTTAAAAATCTTTATATGGAAAATCCTCTGAAGGACTCATATAAGGGCATTGTCCTTGGTAAGGGAAGGTTTATAGAAACAGTTAAAGAAAAGATTCAGTCCGTTGGGCGTAAAAGAGAGATATCTGAGACAAGAGAAGCAGAAGCATATACGCCGGAGGAGATTATTCAGCACGTCATGGGGGAACTTTCGATCAGCCGTGAAGAGATATTCAGCAAGAAACGTGGAAATATGTATCGTCAGATGGCGCTTTACCTGCTGAAGAGATATACATCACTGAGCCTCAAAGAGATAGGCGAGATGTTTCGAATGGACTATGCTGCAGTATCTCAGGCATGTAAAAGGTATGAAGACAAGATAGGAAAGACAAGTAAAGACAGTTAG
- a CDS encoding endonuclease III domain-containing protein: MDIYSRLFSTFGRQHWWPGDGPFEVMVGAILTQNTNWGNVERAIENLKRAGALTPAAIHEMSQERLAELIRPAGYFNVKAKRLKAFIEFFIKHYSGRVSKMRKVDTETLRRQLLSVNGIGPETADSMLLYALERPVFVIDAYTKRVLSRHGIMDGSESYERFQELFHAALPRDVQLFNEYHALLVRLGKDFCKPGPRCEGCPLSGLFS, encoded by the coding sequence ATGGATATCTACTCAAGGCTCTTCTCAACCTTTGGCCGTCAGCACTGGTGGCCGGGTGACGGCCCTTTTGAGGTGATGGTGGGGGCAATACTTACCCAGAACACTAACTGGGGAAATGTGGAGCGCGCAATAGAGAACCTGAAGCGGGCAGGGGCCCTGACACCTGCGGCCATCCATGAGATGAGCCAAGAGAGGCTTGCCGAACTGATCCGGCCTGCAGGGTATTTTAATGTTAAGGCCAAGAGGTTGAAGGCCTTTATTGAGTTCTTTATCAAGCACTATTCGGGAAGGGTTTCGAAGATGAGAAAGGTTGATACCGAAACCCTGAGGCGTCAGCTGCTGAGTGTTAACGGCATTGGGCCCGAGACCGCTGACTCCATGCTCCTCTACGCCCTTGAAAGGCCGGTTTTCGTTATAGATGCCTATACAAAGAGGGTGCTTTCAAGACATGGGATTATGGACGGCTCAGAGTCCTATGAGAGATTTCAGGAACTTTTTCATGCCGCCCTGCCCCGTGATGTGCAGTTGTTCAACGAGTATCATGCACTCCTTGTAAGGCTGGGCAAGGATTTCTGCAAACCAGGGCCCCGCTGTGAGGGGTGTCCGCTATCCGGACTCTTTTCTTAG
- the murJ gene encoding murein biosynthesis integral membrane protein MurJ, which produces MTESRKIARSASLISFATFISRILGFVRDVVIAGFFGATGLSDTFFVAFRIPNLLRELFAEGSMSSAFIPVLTETKIKKGEEEARRLAKITFTFILIVVGSICVAGIIFAPVIVRIIAPGFTQPEQLATTVLLTRIMFPFLLFVSLAALTMGVLNVERVFFIPALSSAWFNIAIIFTIILLSSHLSRPILAVAIGVTVGGIVQYATQIPLYLRKGYTYGIDTNFRNEGLKRMAVLVLPLTLGLAVSQINIFVSTILASFLPQGSIAYLYYSMRLIQFPVGIFGVAMGMAALPALSSHAAKGDMESLGKDFSSTLRLLFFITVPSMVGLIALRYPIVNLLFQRGEFDYTATRGTAFALVFYSLGIWSMVGVRVVVAAFYSMQDTRTPVKVALLSLATNIILSLLLMGPLKHGGLALANSVSSGVNFSLLFYLLNRKIVSVEYRRVLTSFLKTLIASIIMGLAAWSILHGPLWRGSGEVLKKSLYLGGTILLCAGLYFLLALILKSEEVKTLFNMFRRSRKA; this is translated from the coding sequence ATGACAGAAAGCAGGAAGATTGCAAGGTCAGCCTCCCTTATCTCCTTTGCTACCTTTATCAGCCGTATCCTCGGATTTGTCAGAGATGTGGTAATAGCAGGGTTTTTCGGTGCAACCGGGCTTTCAGACACCTTTTTTGTGGCCTTCCGCATCCCCAATCTCTTGAGGGAGCTGTTTGCCGAGGGCTCAATGTCGTCAGCCTTTATCCCGGTGCTTACAGAGACCAAGATAAAAAAAGGAGAGGAAGAGGCTCGGAGGCTTGCGAAAATAACCTTCACATTCATACTTATTGTTGTTGGATCAATATGCGTTGCAGGGATTATCTTTGCCCCGGTAATAGTCAGAATCATAGCCCCGGGGTTTACCCAACCTGAGCAGTTAGCCACCACAGTGCTTTTGACAAGGATAATGTTTCCCTTCCTCCTGTTTGTCAGCCTTGCAGCCCTGACAATGGGTGTCCTTAATGTAGAGAGGGTATTTTTTATACCCGCCCTTTCATCTGCATGGTTTAATATAGCGATTATCTTTACAATAATCCTGCTGTCATCCCATCTCAGCAGGCCGATCCTCGCTGTTGCCATTGGGGTCACAGTGGGGGGGATCGTACAGTATGCCACCCAGATACCCTTGTATCTGAGAAAGGGCTACACCTATGGGATAGATACCAACTTCAGGAACGAAGGGCTCAAAAGGATGGCGGTACTGGTGCTTCCGTTAACCCTCGGCCTTGCAGTATCACAGATCAATATATTCGTGAGCACTATCCTCGCATCCTTTCTGCCGCAGGGAAGCATCGCCTACCTCTATTACTCCATGCGTCTCATTCAGTTTCCCGTGGGGATATTCGGGGTTGCCATGGGAATGGCTGCCCTGCCGGCGCTCTCATCACATGCTGCCAAGGGTGATATGGAATCACTGGGAAAGGATTTTTCCTCTACCCTCAGGCTCCTCTTCTTTATAACCGTTCCGTCAATGGTGGGGCTGATCGCCCTGAGATATCCAATCGTAAATCTCCTCTTTCAGCGGGGAGAGTTTGACTACACTGCTACAAGAGGCACTGCCTTTGCCCTTGTCTTTTATTCTCTGGGCATATGGTCCATGGTGGGGGTAAGGGTTGTGGTTGCGGCATTCTATTCAATGCAGGATACCCGGACTCCGGTAAAGGTGGCCCTGCTCTCCCTGGCAACGAATATCATCCTGAGCCTCCTGCTCATGGGACCGCTGAAGCACGGAGGGCTTGCACTTGCAAACTCCGTATCATCAGGTGTCAACTTCTCCCTCCTCTTCTACCTCCTCAACAGGAAGATAGTGAGTGTGGAGTACAGGAGGGTTTTGACCTCTTTCCTGAAGACCCTCATTGCCTCAATCATAATGGGCCTCGCAGCATGGTCAATACTGCATGGCCCCCTCTGGAGGGGCAGCGGAGAGGTGCTTAAAAAGAGCCTTTACCTTGGCGGAACCATCCTATTATGTGCAGGTCTCTACTTCCTCCTTGCCCTGATACTGAAAAGCGAAGAGGTCAAAACACTTTTTAATATGTTCAGGAGGAGCCGCAAAGCCTAA
- a CDS encoding P-II family nitrogen regulator translates to MKKIEAIIKPFKLDEVKDELHKLGVQGMTVTEVKGFGRQKGHVEVYRGAEYEVTFVPKVKLEIVVPDDMAEKVIEKIIESAKTGKIGDGKIFVTPVGEAYRIRTGEKGETAL, encoded by the coding sequence ATGAAGAAGATAGAGGCAATAATAAAACCCTTTAAACTTGATGAAGTAAAGGATGAACTGCATAAGTTGGGGGTTCAGGGTATGACCGTGACGGAGGTGAAGGGGTTTGGCAGGCAGAAGGGCCATGTTGAGGTATACAGGGGTGCAGAGTATGAAGTTACCTTTGTGCCGAAAGTAAAGTTGGAGATAGTGGTTCCTGATGATATGGCGGAAAAGGTAATTGAGAAGATTATCGAGAGTGCAAAGACGGGCAAGATTGGTGACGGAAAGATATTTGTCACGCCAGTTGGCGAAGCTTACAGAATCAGGACCGGAGAAAAAGGAGAAACAGCGCTTTAG